The Colias croceus chromosome 3, ilColCroc2.1 genome includes a region encoding these proteins:
- the LOC123705913 gene encoding transcription initiation factor IIB isoform X2 — protein sequence MICSECGLVVGDRVIDVGSEWRTFSNEKSGVDPSRVGGPENPLLSGGDLSTIIGPGRGDASFDSFGVSKYQNRRNISSTDRALINAFREINTMADRINLPKTIVDRANNLFKQVHDGKNLKGRANDAIASACLYIACRQEGVPRTFKEICAVSKISKKEIGRCFKLILKALETSVDLITTADFMSRFCSNLGLPNSVQRAATHIARKAGELDIVSGRSPISVAAAAIYMASQASEDKRSQKEIGDIAGVADVTIRQSYKLMYPFAAKLFPEDFKFATPIEFLPQM from the exons aGTAATAGATGTGGGTTCTGAATGGCGTACATTTAGCAACGAAAAGTCTGGCGTAGACCCATCTCGTGTTGGTGGACCGGAAAATCCACTGCTATCTGGTGGTGACCTCTCCACTATCATCGGACCTGGTCGAGGAGATGCCTCCTTCGACAGTTTTGGGGTTTCCAAGTATCAGAACAGAAGGAACATCAGCAGCACGGACAGAGCACTTATTAATGCATTTAGAGAAATCAACACAATGGCAGATAGAATTAATCTGCCGAAGACGATTGTAGACAGAgctaataatttgtttaaacag gtACATGAcggtaaaaatttaaaaggcAGAGCGAACGACGCTATAGCCTCCGCGTGTCTCTACATAGCATGTCGACAAGAAGGTGTACCTCGTACCTTCAAAGAGATCTGCGCAGTCAGCAAAATCAGCAAAAAGGAAATCGGCAGATGCTTCAAATTAATCCTCAAAGCGCTTGAAACATCTGTGGATCTCATCACAACAGCAGATTTCATGTCTCGGTTCTGTTCCAACCTTGGTCTTCCGAACTCGGTGCAACGAGCAGCGACGCATATTGCGAGGAAAGCCGGGGAACTCGATATTGTATCGGGCAGGAGTCCTATATCGGTGGCTGCGGCTGCTATTTATATGGCGTCACAA GCATCCGAAGACAAGCGCAGTCAAAAGGAAATCGGAGACATAGCGGGTGTGGCGGACGTGACAATCAGACAGTCGTACAAACTGATGTATCCCTTCGCGGCCAAACTCTTCCCAGAGGACTTCAAGTTCGCTACACCTATTGAATTCCTTCCACAAATGTAA